The following coding sequences are from one Granulicella sp. L56 window:
- a CDS encoding MBL fold metallo-hydrolase, with amino-acid sequence MKIDPVAYPQAVEPPYVFTKNNAYDRDAAIELVVPQKMGSQQYMQTIRDYRVPPDAIAIWYLGQNGFLLKDATGPLIGIDLYLTNSCADKFAQLPYRLDRQLPIFIEPEDLDIDVFITTHSHDDHADPETIRRLTKTRTSSFLGPFDSMRVYQECGIPLSSCRLIHPGEMVSIGSSVTVQATFALPTDATDLNHTGMLFQFSNGISFYNSGDTAYSEGLTSLLPTDVEICAICINGGFHNLSPMQAATIAKAIRPRVVLPCHYDMMVNNVGSPEMLRVALDLLGSNADFFIMKYYEPWLYKLRQDQQL; translated from the coding sequence TTGAAGATAGACCCGGTCGCGTATCCCCAAGCTGTTGAGCCCCCTTATGTCTTCACAAAAAATAATGCATACGATCGCGACGCTGCGATTGAGCTGGTTGTACCTCAAAAAATGGGAAGCCAACAGTATATGCAGACGATCCGAGACTATAGGGTTCCCCCTGATGCAATCGCGATCTGGTACCTGGGACAGAATGGCTTCCTTCTCAAGGATGCTACCGGCCCACTGATTGGAATCGATTTATACCTGACAAATAGCTGCGCTGATAAGTTTGCTCAACTTCCCTATCGGTTAGACCGGCAACTTCCTATCTTTATTGAGCCTGAAGATCTCGACATCGACGTGTTTATTACGACTCATTCCCACGACGACCACGCAGATCCCGAAACTATTCGAAGGCTGACGAAAACGAGAACTAGCAGTTTTCTTGGACCGTTTGATTCAATGCGCGTCTATCAGGAGTGCGGTATACCGCTCTCCTCCTGTCGGCTCATCCATCCGGGTGAGATGGTCAGCATCGGCTCTTCGGTAACGGTACAAGCAACATTTGCGTTGCCAACCGATGCGACCGACCTTAACCACACCGGCATGTTGTTCCAGTTTTCCAATGGAATAAGTTTTTATAACAGCGGAGATACGGCCTACTCGGAAGGGCTTACGTCGCTCCTGCCGACAGATGTCGAGATTTGCGCTATCTGTATCAATGGCGGCTTTCATAACTTATCTCCAATGCAGGCTGCCACTATTGCTAAGGCAATCCGACCTCGAGTAGTACTTCCCTGCCATTACGACATGATGGTGAACAATGTCGGTTCACCGGAGATGTTGCGAGTTGCACTAGATTTATTAGGTTCGAACGCCGATTTTTTCATTATGAAATATTACGAACCCTGGCTTTACAAGCTTCGTCAGGATCAACAGCTTTGA
- a CDS encoding SDR family NAD(P)-dependent oxidoreductase, translating to MNISLANKVAVVTGASSGIGLAVTRAYLDSGAAGVIAVFRRQEMPQELEEAVRLYPGKLHIVRGDVAEEQTSIDYTKAALEHFGRMDILVSNAAVSVVKPIHLHSPDEWDSVMNSNVKSLYWAARHVIPVMIQQGGGLILISGSISGEAGIPTQGAYAPSKGALHQMTRQMAIEYAKHGIRVNTIACGTVDTPIVHQSAQASGDPEGYWNMLRNAHPIGRIASSKEVAGFYTYMACDMATFFTGAVVMMDGGYTAQ from the coding sequence ATGAACATATCTCTCGCAAACAAAGTGGCAGTCGTCACCGGTGCATCTTCCGGCATCGGCCTTGCAGTCACGCGCGCGTATCTTGATTCGGGGGCTGCGGGCGTCATCGCAGTATTTCGCCGACAGGAGATGCCACAAGAACTGGAAGAAGCCGTGCGGCTATATCCAGGAAAGCTCCACATCGTACGCGGCGATGTTGCTGAAGAGCAGACATCAATTGATTACACTAAAGCGGCCTTGGAACACTTCGGCCGAATGGACATTCTAGTGAGCAACGCCGCAGTCAGTGTCGTGAAACCGATTCATCTACATTCACCAGATGAATGGGACTCTGTTATGAACTCTAACGTTAAGAGTCTCTACTGGGCTGCTCGTCATGTAATTCCAGTAATGATTCAACAGGGTGGAGGGCTGATTCTAATTAGCGGGTCGATCTCAGGAGAGGCTGGTATCCCTACCCAGGGAGCGTATGCTCCTTCAAAAGGCGCTCTTCACCAGATGACGCGTCAGATGGCCATCGAATATGCCAAGCATGGAATTAGAGTCAATACCATCGCCTGCGGAACCGTCGATACACCGATTGTGCACCAGTCGGCTCAGGCCTCGGGTGATCCAGAAGGCTATTGGAATATGTTGCGTAATGCTCATCCAATCGGCCGCATTGCAAGTTCGAAAGAAGTCGCCGGCTTCTATACATATATGGCGTGCGATATGGCCACTTTTTTTACGGGAGCAGTCGTCATGATGGATGGCGGCTACACCGCGCAGTAG
- a CDS encoding zinc-binding dehydrogenase, translating to MKMMLAARYLGPDRLETEEVPLPVIGDEEALIQVEACGFCGSDISIVTGTHPRAKAPLTIGHELSGRIVEIQSSTGPFEPGDRVTTYPLISCGHCHACTHGNPHVCRQLRLFGFDVDGGMAEFVKLPVSSLMKLPEEMPGHIGALIEPLAVAVHGIGRTSLQGVQVAAVLGAGPIGLLTALVARERGVSNVIISDILPSRLDLAASLGLSVALAGKDLKSLIMELSERNGADVLFECAGSATSAREMTSLVRSRGVIVNLGVFKKPVEIDMQSINFKEIEMLGSRVYERKDFQTAIDLAMRLPLDQIVTHSFPLHDVASAFKQFQSGEVCKVLIRPMEHVS from the coding sequence ATGAAAATGATGCTCGCTGCCCGATATTTGGGTCCTGATCGCCTGGAAACAGAGGAGGTGCCTTTGCCTGTAATCGGCGATGAAGAAGCCTTGATTCAAGTAGAAGCGTGCGGCTTTTGCGGTTCCGATATTTCGATCGTTACGGGAACGCATCCGCGTGCAAAGGCACCTCTCACTATCGGTCACGAACTTTCAGGCCGAATCGTGGAGATTCAATCGTCGACCGGCCCATTTGAGCCCGGCGATCGAGTGACCACGTACCCTCTCATCTCCTGCGGACACTGTCATGCCTGTACCCATGGCAATCCTCATGTATGCCGCCAGCTTCGTCTCTTTGGCTTCGATGTGGACGGAGGTATGGCCGAGTTCGTGAAATTGCCGGTCTCGTCACTCATGAAGCTGCCAGAGGAGATGCCTGGACATATCGGGGCGCTGATCGAACCGCTTGCAGTCGCGGTGCACGGCATTGGGCGCACAAGTTTGCAAGGAGTGCAGGTTGCAGCAGTACTGGGAGCAGGGCCGATCGGACTTTTGACAGCTCTGGTAGCAAGAGAGCGAGGCGTATCCAATGTGATTATCAGCGATATCCTGCCGTCTCGTCTTGACCTTGCGGCGAGCCTGGGTCTGTCCGTGGCGCTGGCAGGAAAGGACCTCAAAAGCCTCATTATGGAACTCTCAGAAAGAAATGGAGCGGATGTTCTCTTTGAATGTGCTGGATCTGCCACCTCTGCCAGGGAGATGACGTCTCTGGTTCGTTCGCGGGGAGTGATCGTAAATCTGGGAGTCTTTAAGAAGCCGGTTGAGATTGATATGCAGTCGATCAATTTCAAGGAAATTGAGATGCTCGGCTCCAGGGTCTATGAGCGCAAAGACTTCCAAACCGCAATTGATCTCGCGATGCGACTTCCTCTCGATCAAATTGTGACGCATTC